A region of the Microcystis aeruginosa FD4 genome:
ACCGAGGTTAGTGGGTTCTTTTTCGATGGAATGAGTGCGTTTTACTTTCCGTTTTATGGTTGCACCTGCACCAAGTATTCCCAGGGAAAGGAGACTTAGGGTTGAGGTGGGTTCGGGGACAACACACAGTTCTGCTTCCCATGTTGCTTGAAACACACCCGTATTTAAGTCATAACTTGCTACAGGAAAAAAACGACCAACTTGGGAGTTGAGTAGCGGTGTTGATAATCCACTATAAATAGTATTTATTTTGAGAGGCAAAATATTACCATTACTTGTTTCCATAATTGCTGAACCTTCTTCAATAACTTGATTACCAAAAGGTGTCCACTTAACCTGATAATCGACAACCCGACTGATATCTAAGGGACCATTATATGTTCCTGTAAAGTTAGCAGAATATTGCAAAAGTTGATTATTTATATTAGAAACTTGTCCAGTTACACTGATTGTACTATTTGGAATGGAAGTCCAATTAAAAGTACGTTCCAAACTGTAGTTTCCTCCACTTAAATCAAATAGATTTTGTCCATTATCAGGTGAACAATTACTTGTACGTGCCGAACTCCAGCAAACAACTGTGACTACAGAACTGCCAAATGCTAGTGGAGTAAAAGTTGAAGGAATCTGAGTAAAAGTTGCAGTTAGATTTCCGCCAGGACCATCGGTATTAATTTCACCTGATGCAGTAGCATTGATTGATGACCCATTAACTGTTCCTGTATATGTACCATTTAATGCCAATTGCAAGGCTTCTGCCTGACCTGCATTCAATCCTATTAAGCTAGTAGCTATTATCAATCCAAAAATACTGTTATCAAAAATATTTTTGCTGATTTTAACTTTTTGTAAATTCTGAATATTCGTAAACATAATAGTTAGCCTCTGAATTTGATATCTTTTTCCTTCGGAAATTGTATGCTCGCAAAAATTAACTTTCAAGGCTTTTAAAGTCATATAAAGTTATATAAAGCAGTATTAAGAAAAATAACTTAAATCTAAAAATAATATTAAATTGACCGTACACCTTATAATGTCATATAATGTCAGGTAAAAGCTTATTAATCTTGATTCTGTGTTTAAAAATGAACAATTTTGATATTCACTCTTTAATTACAACTGTTGATAATCTCATCTTTTCCTATACAGGAGAGAATTTAGATGATGTTCAGTCTGAAATCTTAGAAGGGGTGATTAATCACCAAAAATACACAGAAATCGCTAAAAGTCATCATCGTTCCGAGAAATATGTCAAGGATGTAGCCGGTAAGCTATGGAAAACCTTATCGGAAATTTTAGGAGAAGAAGTTAATAAAGCTAATCTCAAGTCTAGTCTGCGAAGGTATTATTATAATGTCTCTCATAACTTTAATGTAATAAATCCCGTACAAATTAATAAAGGTCATATCTGTAATCAACTACCAGAAAATCAATTACAAAAATCTGATATTAATGAAGAATATAAACTCGAAATCGCCACAGAATTGATAAAAGAAGGCTTAACCGTGGAACAAATTGCTAGAGTATTAAAACTTCCCTTAGAATTAGTTAAAGAGCAACTCGAAAAACCTAAGCAATCTAATTAAGGTTGGTAGATGTGGCACTGGCAGAGCATTTCTAAGTTCAATAATAATTTCTATTATAATAAACTTCATCATGAGAGCCAATATCAAGGTTACAATTTTCAGGAAATAACCATGAAACGAGATGAGGTACTAAACAATTCTCGCAAAACACCGAGAACAATTAGAAAAACTAGGGGTAAAATCTCTGTCTCTGCTTAGGTAGTCAA
Encoded here:
- a CDS encoding PEP-CTERM sorting domain-containing protein (PEP-CTERM proteins occur, often in large numbers, in the proteomes of bacteria that also encode an exosortase, a predicted intramembrane cysteine proteinase. The presence of a PEP-CTERM domain at a protein's C-terminus predicts cleavage within the sorting domain, followed by covalent anchoring to some some component of the (usually Gram-negative) cell surface. Many PEP-CTERM proteins exhibit an unusual sequence composition that includes large numbers of potential glycosylation sites. Expression of one such protein has been shown restore the ability of a bacterium to form floc, a type of biofilm.), with product MTLKALKVNFCEHTISEGKRYQIQRLTIMFTNIQNLQKVKISKNIFDNSIFGLIIATSLIGLNAGQAEALQLALNGTYTGTVNGSSINATASGEINTDGPGGNLTATFTQIPSTFTPLAFGSSVVTVVCWSSARTSNCSPDNGQNLFDLSGGNYSLERTFNWTSIPNSTISVTGQVSNINNQLLQYSANFTGTYNGPLDISRVVDYQVKWTPFGNQVIEEGSAIMETSNGNILPLKINTIYSGLSTPLLNSQVGRFFPVASYDLNTGVFQATWEAELCVVPEPTSTLSLLSLGILGAGATIKRKVKRTHSIEKEPTNLG
- a CDS encoding ATPase; this encodes MNNFDIHSLITTVDNLIFSYTGENLDDVQSEILEGVINHQKYTEIAKSHHRSEKYVKDVAGKLWKTLSEILGEEVNKANLKSSLRRYYYNVSHNFNVINPVQINKGHICNQLPENQLQKSDINEEYKLEIATELIKEGLTVEQIARVLKLPLELVKEQLEKPKQSN